A single region of the Vicia villosa cultivar HV-30 ecotype Madison, WI linkage group LG4, Vvil1.0, whole genome shotgun sequence genome encodes:
- the LOC131598223 gene encoding uncharacterized protein LOC131598223, with amino-acid sequence MEKWKDFSLSKEEEEGVVVGEGELFEDESLQRTLAGKLWTESNFNSRAFKSTMLNAWKLKHTVEVQDLNKNLFIFKFSSKRDMEYVLKTGPWSFDRALLVLKRISGEEQPSDLDLHFSSFWVRIYDLPLILRSETMARKLGNIIGTFEEMDVREAHRNGRFMRLKVNMDLKEPLKHGTIVSFKDKKIRVHFKYERLPIFCFICGRMGHQIKDCEAVEELNDEGFEDIEEQDLAFGQWLRASPLPKLTDEFKKRESSSSLCSRELFNASSSQSQCEAKGKDKGEDLEVHQTQPSPNQQSSGHKGEKDASKNNVDVETVAETLGAVMLSTNKHSPNEAPKAGEEQLRKWTRRKPTKQSKVNSGKASKPKIGKRQLVDVMITEGPLDEYVNGDKKRKQAEVEGNHQRLETEVVLDDQHRLHQ; translated from the coding sequence ATGGAAAAATGGAAAGATTTCTCACTctcgaaggaagaagaagaaggagtggTAGTGGGTGAGGGTGAACTTTTTGAAGACGAATCGCTTCAGAGAACTCTAGCTGGGAAACTGTGGACTGAAAGTAATTTCAATAGCCGAGCCTTCAAGAGCACAATGCTAAACGCATGGAAGCTGAAGCACACAGTGGAAGTTCAAGATCTAAACAAAAATCttttcatcttcaagttcagctCAAAGAGAGACATGGAATACGTACTGAAAACTGGACCCTGGAGCTTTGACAGAGCCCTTCTTGTCCTAAAACGCATCTCAGGTGAAGAACAACCCTCTGACCTTGACCTGCACTTCAGCTCCTTCTGGGTTAGAATTTACGATCTTCCCCTTATACTCAGATCTGAAACTATGGCTAGAAAATTGGGAAATATCATAGGCACCTTTGAAGAGATGGACGTTAGAGAAGCCCACAGGAATGGTAGGTTCATGCGTCTAAAAGTCAATATGGATTTGAAGGAACCTTTGAAGCACGGCACAATTGTATCCTTTAAAGACAAGAAGATTAGGGTCCATTTCAAATATGAAAGGCTACCCATTTTCTGTTTCATATGTGGGAGAATGGGTCACCAGATTAAGGACTGTGAAGCGGTGGAAGAACTCAATGATGAGGGCTTTGAAGATATCGAAGAACAGGATCTAGCCTTTGGTCAATGGTTGAGGGCTTCTCCATTGCCGAAACTCACCGACGAATTCAAAAAGCGTGAATCAAGTTCTAGCTTATGCAGTAGGGAACTTTTCAACGCGTCATCTAGCCAGAGTCAATGTGAAGCAAAAGGAAAAGACAAGGGAGAGGACCTAGAAGTTCATCAAACACAACCATCTCCAAATCAACAAAGTAGCGGTCACAAGGGAGAAAAGGACGCCTCCAAAAACAACGTGGATGTGGAAACAGTGGCAGAAACTCTGGGTGCAGTCATGCTGTCTACCAATAAACATTCACCTAACGAAGCTCCAAAGGCTGGAGAAGAGCAACTAAGGAAGTGGACACGCAGAAAACCGACAAAGCAATCTAAGGTCAATTCCGGGAAAGCTTCTAAACCCAAGATTGGGAAACGCCAATTGGTGGATGTAATGATAACAGAGGGACCCTTGGATGAATATGTTAACGGAGACAAAAAAAGGAAGCAGGCCGAGGTAGAAGGTAATCACCAAAGACTTGAAACAGAGGTGGTGTTGGACGACCAACACCGCCTACACCAATGA